From Camelina sativa cultivar DH55 chromosome 7, Cs, whole genome shotgun sequence, one genomic window encodes:
- the LOC104702305 gene encoding auxin-induced protein 6B-like: protein MAGGLGKCSKIRHIVRLRQMLRRWRDQARMSSSFNRCVPSGHVAIYVGSSCRRFVVRATYLNHPILRNLLVQAEEEFGFVNQGPLVIPCEESVFEESIRFISRSDSTRSRRFTCPDDFQKNCHVVGIRTKIDLWIESRPLLHGVSDNKAVW from the coding sequence atggctGGAGGTCTCGGAAAATGCAGTAAGATCCGTCACATTGTGAGGCTGAGACAGATGCTCCGACGGTGGCGCGACCAAGCGAggatgtcttcttcttttaaccGCTGTGTACCGTCAGGACACGTGGCGATCTACGTTGGAAGCAGTTGCAGGAGATTCGTGGTGCGCGCGACGTACCTGAACCATCCCATCCTAAGGAACCTTTTGGTCCAAGCTGAGGAAGAGTTCGGTTTCGTTAACCAAGGCCCGTTGGTTATCCCTTGTGAAGAATCGGTTTTCGAGGAATCGATTCGGTTTATATCCCGGTCTGATTCGACCCGGTCAAGACGGTTTACTTGTCCCGATGATTTTCAGAAGAACTGCCACGTGGTGGGGATTAGAACTAAGATAGATCTATGGATCGAATCTCGACCGTTACTTCACGGCGTCTCCGACAACAAAGCCGTCTGGTGA
- the LOC104704903 gene encoding uncharacterized protein LOC104704903, with protein MANPPNLPPNFNREAFLQYVSQQFSSSTPEFDTFFRPFVIEDPGCSIPDSETDVPPAGNANGFAGNANGSAGNANGSNPPASVENLLAAPGRETLKYLHPKVQRGAIWFKRDPYGVITKSILRMQKTDVNHAFLTYRSLPADTKERWFKAFAQEFNWDPSITKIVERGFEKQAAYSFSKNLSEWKDKWKCNKEKPIHMSGDLWKEYIQLWRDEKVAGLAATNSQNRRSNPDGEGIPVHFNGAKSFYRRKDEMTIENGGVEPNMLAFIEDVYKSKKTGKIVYKKAKRIVETLKEQVNDLQSEETHEDGPVQSKELSCSEINDLVRKAIPKKKGHRFGFGSLLDHEELNTPFLPTLDNDKKLEEAYTQISELVKEKEENTKTIQYLKDVTEKLLNKFPDCRPPEDEDDDETQD; from the exons ATGGCGAACCCACCTAACCTACCAC CGAACTTCAATCGTGAAGCATTTCTCCAATATGTGTCACAACAGTTTAGTAGCTCAACACCAGAGTTTGACACTTTTTTTAGGCCTTTCGTAATTGAAGACCCGGGATGTAGTATTCCAGATTCTGAAACTGATGTTCCTCCTGCCGGCAATGCAAACGGATTTGCTGGCAATGCAAACGGATCTGCTGGCAATGCAAATGGATCTAATCCACCTGCTTCGGTGGAGAATCTTCTCGCTGCTCCAGGACGTGAAACACTTAAGTATCTTCATCCCAAAGTGCAACGAGGAGCTATTTG GTTTAAGCGTGATCCATATGGTGTAATTACAAAGTCTATCTTGAGAATGCAAAAAACAGATGTCAACCATGCTTTCTTGACATATCGTTCTCTTCCGGCTGATACTAAAGAACGGTGGTTTAAAGCTTTTGCA caAGAGTTTAATTGGGATCCGAGCATTACGAAAATAGTTGAGAGGGGGTTTGAGAAACAAGCTGCCTATTCTTTCTCCAAAAACTTGTCTGAGTGGAAAGACAAATGGAAATGCAATAAAGAGAAACCTATACATATGTCAGGTGATTTATGGAAGGAGTATATTCAGCTCTGGCGTGATGAGAAAGTTGCAGGATTGGCAGCAACAAACTCACAAAACAGGAGAAGCAACCCAGATGGTGAAGGAATTCCAGTGCACTTCAATGGAGCTAAATCATTCTATAGGCGTAAAGATGAGATG ACTATTGAAAATGGTGGAGTGGAGCCTAATATGCTGGCTTTCATTGAGGatgtttataaaagtaaaaaaactggCAAGATTGTGTACAAGAAGGCTAAGAGGATTGTGGAGACTTTAAAAGAGCAGGTGAATGACCTCCAATCTGAAGAGACACATGAAGATGGACCGGTTCAATCTAAAGAGCTCTCTTGTTCTGAGATCAACGATTTGGTTCGTAAG GCTATACCCAAAAAGAAAGGACATCGGTTTGGATTTGGATCTCTTCTAGACCATGAAGAGTTAAATACTCCCTTCTTACCCACCTTGGATAATGACAAGAAGTTAGAAGAAGCTTACACCCAGATTTCTGAGTTAGTTAAGGAGAAAGAGGAAAATACCAAGACAATCCAATACTTGAAGGATGTGACTGAGAAGCTTCTCAACAAGTTTCCGGACTGTCGTCCAcctgaagatgaagatgatgatgaaactcaAGATTAG
- the LOC104702306 gene encoding aldehyde oxidase GLOX-like isoform X1, whose product MAAKATIRNFTDVNYLRYLALFFLLSCHLTSGAGGTWKLLLPNVGISAMHSQLLHNDRVIMYDRTNFGPSNISLPHGACRQSPNDAISKTDCTAHSVEYNVALNSIRPLTVQSNTWCSSGGVTPDGTLLQTGGSRDGELKTRLFAPCDDDSCDWTEVDNGLAAARWYASNHVLPDGRQIIIGGRDQFNYEFFPKTNAPNLYALPFLTQTTDPGQENNLYPYVFLNTDGNLFIFANNRAILLNYATNTVVKTYPEIPGGDPRSYPSTGSAVLLPIKNLVLEVLVCGGAPKGSYIFAFKSKTFIKALDTCARININDPNPQWAVEKMPRARVMGDMTLLPDGHVLLINGGSSGTAAWELGREPVFNPDIYYPDRPVGSRFEPQNANAIPRMYHSTATLLRDGRVIVGGSNPHAYYNFTGVLFPTELSLEAFSPSYLESKYSSLRPVIMDPMPQTTINYGQILRLRFTVQGRMKTPVKVTMVYPSFNTHSFSMSQRLLVLDHVLFLRIGLSRIYEVSVRTPSSVNLAPPGYYMVFVVNQNIPSEGVWVRLQ is encoded by the coding sequence atgGCTGCAAAAGCTACAATCCGAAACTTCACCGACGTCAATTATCTCCGATACTTggctctcttctttctcctctcatGCCACTTGACATCGGGAGCCGGAGGAACATGGAAGCTTCTCTTACCGAACGTCGGAATCTCAGCAATGCACTCTCAGCTCCTCCACAACGACCGTGTCATAATGTACGACCGAACCAACTTTGGTCCTTCCAACATCTCTCTCCCTCACGGAGCCTGCCGACAAAGCCCCAACGACGCCATCTCCAAAACAGACTGCACCGCGCACTCGGTAGAGTACAACGTCGCGTTAAACAGTATCCGTCCCTTAACCGTCCAATCCAACACTTGGTGCTCCTCAGGCGGAGTCACACCCGACGGCACTCTCCTCCAAACCGGAGGAAGTAGAGACGGAGAACTTAAAACTAGACTATTCGCCCCTTGCGACGACGATTCTTGCGACTGGACAGAAGTAGATAACGGACTAGCTGCAGCCAGATGGTACGCTTCGAACCATGTTCTCCCCGACGGTCGTCAGATCATAATCGGTGGTCGAGATCAGTTCAACTACGAGTTTTTCCCAAAAACAAACGCTCCAAATCTCTACGCCTTACCGTTCTTGACCCAAACCACTGATCCTGGACAAGAAAACAATCTTTACCCTTACGTGTTCCTTAACACCGATGGTAACTTGTTTATATTCGCAAACAACAGAGCTATATTGCTCAATTACGCCACAAACACTGTCGTCAAAACTTATCCGGAGATCCCTGGAGGCGATCCGAGAAGCTACCCTAGCACTGGCTCAGCCGTTCTCTTGCCGATCAAGAACCTTGTGTTAGAGGTTCTAGTGTGCGGAGGTGCACCGAAAGGTTCGTACATCTTCGCTTTTAAAAGCAAGACTTTTATTAAAGCTCTTGACACGTGTGCGAGAATCAATATCAACGACCCGAATCCTCAATGGGCAGTTGAGAAGATGCCGAGAGCTAGAGTTATGGGAGACATGACGCTTTTACCTGACGGACATGTTCTGTTAATTAACGGTGGTTCTTCAGGGACAGCTGCTTGGGAGCTTGGTCGTGAACCGGTTTTTAATCCTGATATTTATTATCCCGATAGACCGGTCGGTTCAAGATTCGAACCTCAGAACGCAAACGCTATCCCTCGGATGTACCATTCAACTGCGACGTTGCTTCGTGACGGGAGAGTTATCGTCGGAGGGAGCAACCCACACGCGTATTACAATTTCACCGGTGTGCTTTTCCCGACGGAGCTGAGTTTAGAGGCTTTTTCGCCGTCGTATTTGGAATCTAAGTACTCGAGTCTTCGTCCGGTGATCATGGATCCTATGCCACAGACAACGATCAATTACGGTCAAATCTTGAGGCTGAGGTTTACTGTACAGGGAAGAATGAAGACTCCGGTTAAAGTCACTATGGTGTATCCATCGTTTAATACACATTCCTTCTCGATGAGTCAGAGGCTTTTGGTTCTTGATCATGTCTTGTTTTTGAGGATTGGTTTGAGCAGGATTTATGAAGTTAGTGTCAGGACTCCGAGCTCTGTGAATCTTGCACCGCCCGGTTATTACATGGTTTTCGTGGTGAACCAAAATATACCAAGTGAAGGTGTTTGGGTACGTTTACAGTGA
- the LOC104702306 gene encoding aldehyde oxidase GLOX-like isoform X2 gives MAAKATIRNFTDVNYLRYLALFFLLSCHLTSGAGGTWKLLLPNVGISAMHSQLLHNDRVIMYDRTNFGPSNISLPHGACRQSPNDAISKTDCTAHSVEYNVALNSIRPLTVQSNTWCSSGGVTPDGTLLQTGGSRDGELKTRLFAPCDDDSCDWTEVDNGLAAARWYASNHVLPDGRQIIIGGRDQFNYEFFPKTNAPNLYALPFLTQTTDPGQENNLYPYVFLNTDGNLFIFANNRAILLNYATNTVVKTYPEIPGGDPRSYPSTGSAVLLPIKNLVLEVLVCGGAPKVEKMPRARVMGDMTLLPDGHVLLINGGSSGTAAWELGREPVFNPDIYYPDRPVGSRFEPQNANAIPRMYHSTATLLRDGRVIVGGSNPHAYYNFTGVLFPTELSLEAFSPSYLESKYSSLRPVIMDPMPQTTINYGQILRLRFTVQGRMKTPVKVTMVYPSFNTHSFSMSQRLLVLDHVLFLRIGLSRIYEVSVRTPSSVNLAPPGYYMVFVVNQNIPSEGVWVRLQ, from the exons atgGCTGCAAAAGCTACAATCCGAAACTTCACCGACGTCAATTATCTCCGATACTTggctctcttctttctcctctcatGCCACTTGACATCGGGAGCCGGAGGAACATGGAAGCTTCTCTTACCGAACGTCGGAATCTCAGCAATGCACTCTCAGCTCCTCCACAACGACCGTGTCATAATGTACGACCGAACCAACTTTGGTCCTTCCAACATCTCTCTCCCTCACGGAGCCTGCCGACAAAGCCCCAACGACGCCATCTCCAAAACAGACTGCACCGCGCACTCGGTAGAGTACAACGTCGCGTTAAACAGTATCCGTCCCTTAACCGTCCAATCCAACACTTGGTGCTCCTCAGGCGGAGTCACACCCGACGGCACTCTCCTCCAAACCGGAGGAAGTAGAGACGGAGAACTTAAAACTAGACTATTCGCCCCTTGCGACGACGATTCTTGCGACTGGACAGAAGTAGATAACGGACTAGCTGCAGCCAGATGGTACGCTTCGAACCATGTTCTCCCCGACGGTCGTCAGATCATAATCGGTGGTCGAGATCAGTTCAACTACGAGTTTTTCCCAAAAACAAACGCTCCAAATCTCTACGCCTTACCGTTCTTGACCCAAACCACTGATCCTGGACAAGAAAACAATCTTTACCCTTACGTGTTCCTTAACACCGATGGTAACTTGTTTATATTCGCAAACAACAGAGCTATATTGCTCAATTACGCCACAAACACTGTCGTCAAAACTTATCCGGAGATCCCTGGAGGCGATCCGAGAAGCTACCCTAGCACTGGCTCAGCCGTTCTCTTGCCGATCAAGAACCTTGTGTTAGAGGTTCTAGTGTGCGGAGGTGCACCGAAAG TTGAGAAGATGCCGAGAGCTAGAGTTATGGGAGACATGACGCTTTTACCTGACGGACATGTTCTGTTAATTAACGGTGGTTCTTCAGGGACAGCTGCTTGGGAGCTTGGTCGTGAACCGGTTTTTAATCCTGATATTTATTATCCCGATAGACCGGTCGGTTCAAGATTCGAACCTCAGAACGCAAACGCTATCCCTCGGATGTACCATTCAACTGCGACGTTGCTTCGTGACGGGAGAGTTATCGTCGGAGGGAGCAACCCACACGCGTATTACAATTTCACCGGTGTGCTTTTCCCGACGGAGCTGAGTTTAGAGGCTTTTTCGCCGTCGTATTTGGAATCTAAGTACTCGAGTCTTCGTCCGGTGATCATGGATCCTATGCCACAGACAACGATCAATTACGGTCAAATCTTGAGGCTGAGGTTTACTGTACAGGGAAGAATGAAGACTCCGGTTAAAGTCACTATGGTGTATCCATCGTTTAATACACATTCCTTCTCGATGAGTCAGAGGCTTTTGGTTCTTGATCATGTCTTGTTTTTGAGGATTGGTTTGAGCAGGATTTATGAAGTTAGTGTCAGGACTCCGAGCTCTGTGAATCTTGCACCGCCCGGTTATTACATGGTTTTCGTGGTGAACCAAAATATACCAAGTGAAGGTGTTTGGGTACGTTTACAGTGA
- the LOC104702307 gene encoding V-type proton ATPase subunit c4 has protein sequence MTSGFSGDETAPFFGFLGAAAALVFSCMGAAYGTAKSGVGVASMGVMRPELVMKSIVPVVMAGVLGIYGLIIAVIISTGINPKAKSYYLFDGYAHLSSGLACGLAGLSAGMAIGIVGDAGVRANAQQPKLFVGMILILIFAEALALYGLIVGIILSSRAGQSRAE, from the exons ATGACTTCAGGTTTCAGTGGCGATGAAACAGCTCCTTTCTTCGGATTCCTCGGCGCCGCCGCAGCTCTCGTTTTCTCCT GTATGGGAGCAGCGTACGGGACGGCAAAGAGCGGGGTCGGAGTTGCGTCGATGGGAGTGATGAGACCTGAACTTGTTATGAAATCGATTGTTCCTGTGGTTATGGCTGGTGTGTTAGGTATCTATGGTCTGATCATCGCCGTCATCATCAGTACTGGGATTAACCCCAAGGCCAAGTCTTATTACCTTTTCGATGGCTATGCTCATCTCTCTTCTGGGCTTGCTTGTGGTCTTGCTGGTCTATCCGCTGGTATGGCCATTGGTATTGTTGGCGATGCTGGTGTTAG AGCGAATGCGCAACAACCAAAGCTCTTTGTGGGAATGATCCTGATTCTCATCTTTGCGGAAGCGCTTGCACTGTATGGTCTCATTGTTGGTATCATCCTCTCATCTCGAGCTGGTCAGTCTAGAGCTGAGTGA
- the LOC104702308 gene encoding probable LRR receptor-like serine/threonine-protein kinase At4g36180, with product MAATVIFFLHLTFFSTVFFSRFHHTSAVSSEIQALTSFKLSLHDPLGALESWNQSSPSAPCDWHGVSCFSGRVRELRLPRLRLSGHLSPRLGELTQLRKLSLHSNDINGAVPSSLSRCVFLRALYLHYNSFSGDFPPEILNLRNLQVLNAAHNSLTGNISGVTVSKSLRYVDLSSNEISGKIPANFTAKSSLQLINLSYNLFSSEIPATLGQLQYLEYLWLDSNLLQGTIPSALSNCSSLIHFSVTGNSLTGLIPATLGKIPSLQVISLSENSLTGTVPASLVCGYYGYNSSMRIIQLGVNNFTGIAKPPSCVNPNLEILDVHENRIYGDFPAWLTDLTSLIVLDLSRNGFSGGIPGQIGSFAALQELRVANNSFVGEIPTSLGNCRSLRVVDFEGNKFSGQIPGFLSQLRSLTTVSLGRNGFSGRIPSDLLTLHGLETLSLNENHLTGAIPSEITKLANLSVLNLSFNRFSGDIPANVGDLKSLSVLNLSGCGLTGRIPVSVSGLMKLRVLDLSKQRLSGQLPVELFGLPDLQVVALGNNGLDGVVPEGFSSLVSLKYLNLSSNSFTGRIPSTYGFLKSLQVLSLSHNRISGSIPPEVGNCSSLEVLELGWNRLTGHIPVYVSTLSRLKKLDLGHNSLTGSVPDQVSKDSSLESLLLNSNSLSGRIPESLSRLVNLTALDLSSNRLNSTIPSSLSRLQSLSYFNVSRNSLQGEIPTALAVRFPNPSGFVNNPRLCGKPLGIECPNVRRRRRRKLILLVTLAVAGALLLLLCCCGYVFSLWRWRNKLRLGLTRDKKGTPSRTSRASSGGTRGEDNNGGPKLVMFNNKITLAETLEATRQFDEENVLSRGRYGLVFKATFRDGMVLSVRRLMDGASITDATFRNQAEALGRVKHKNITVLRGYYCGPPDLRLLVYDYMPNGNLSTLLQEASHQDGHVLNWPMRHLIALGIARGLSFLHSLTIIHGDLKPQNVLFDADFEAHLSEFGLDKLTALTPAEEPSTSSTPVGSLGYIAPEASLTGEASKGSDVYSFGIVLLEILTGKKAVMFTEDEDIVKWVKRQLQKGQIVELLEPGLLELDPESSEWEEFLLGIKVGLLCTGGDVVDRPSMADVVFMLEGCRVGPAISLSADPTSPAATAAS from the coding sequence ATGGCCGCAACGGTCATTTTCTTCCTTCACTTAACCTTCTTCTCCACCGTCTTCTTCTCAAGATTCCACCACACATCCGCCGTCTCATCAGAGATACAAGCACTCACATCGTTCAAACTCTCACTCCACGACCCTCTAGGCGCTCTCGAATCATGGAACCAATCGTCTCCCTCAGCTCCATGCGACTGGCACGGCGTTTCCTGCTTCTCCGGCCGTGTACGAGAGCTTCGTCTCCCACGTCTCCGCCTTTCAGGCCACCTCAGTCCTCGACTCGGTGAGTTGACTCAGCTCCGTAAACTCAGTCTTCACTCAAACGACATAAACGGCGCCgttccttcctctctctcccgCTGCGTCTTCCTTAGAGCGCTTTACCTTCACTACAACTCATTCTCCGGCGATTTCCCGCCGGAGATATTGAATCTCAGGAACCTCCAAGTCCTCAACGCTGCTCACAACTCACTCACCGGAAACATCTCCGGCGTCACGGTCTCGAAGAGTCTCCGTTACGTCGATTTGTCTTCCAACGAAATCTCCGGCAAGATTCCGGCGAATTTCACGGCGAAATCATCTCTCCAGCTCATCAACCTCTCGTACAACCTTTTCTCCAGTGAGATCCCGGCGACATTGGGACAACTACAATACCTAGAGTATCTATGGCTAGACTCAAACTTGTTACAAGGCACAATACCATCTGCATTATCAAACTGTTCGTCGCTTATACACTTCAGCGTAACCGGAAACTCCCTCACCGGTTTAATCCCGGCGACTCTCGGGAAGATCCCAAGCCTCCAGGTGATTTCATTATCGGAGAATTCATTAACCGGAACAGTACCGGCGAGTCTTGTATGTGGCTATTACGGTTACAATTCGTCCATGCGGATCATTCAATTAGGAGTTAATAACTTCACGGGGATAGCTAAGCCGCCGTCTTGCGTGAACCCTAATTTAGAGATCCTCGACGTTCACGAGAATCGCATTTATGGCGATTTTCCCGCGTGGTTGACTGATTTGACCTCTTTAATCGTTTTGGATTTATCTAGAAACGGTTTCTCCGGCGGTATTCCGGGTCAAATTGGGAGCTTCGCGGCGCTTCAGGAGCTGAGAGTAGCTAACAATTCGTTCGTTGGTGAAATCCCGACGAGTCTCGGAAACTGCAGATCGTTGCGTGTCGTTGATTTCGAAGGGAACAAGTTCTCGGGTCAGATTCCGGGTTTTTTGAGTCAGTTACGGAGCCTGACAACGGTATCTCTCGGAAGAAACGGGTTCTCGGGTCGGATTCCGTCGGATCTTCTTACGTTACACGGACTCGAGACGTTGAGTCTCAACGAGAATCATCTTACCGGAGCAATACCGTCGGAGATAACGAAGCTGGCTAACCTTAGCGTTCTTAATCTCAGCTTCAATAGATTTTCCGGTGACATTCCGGCCAATGTGGGTGACTTAAAGAGCTTGAGTGTTTTAAACCTAAGTGGATGCGGGTTAACGGGTCGGATTCCGGTTAGCGTTAGCGGGTTAATGAAGCTTCGGGTTTTGGATTTAAGTAAACAGAGACTCTCCGGTCAGTTACCAGTCGAGCTCTTTGGTTTACCCGATCTTCAAGTGGTTGCTCTTGGAAACAACGGGTTAGACGGCGTCGTACCGGAAGGTTTTAGCAGCTTGGTTAGTCTTAAGTACTTAAATCTCAGTTCCAATTCATTCACCGGACGTATCCCTTCCACCTATGGGTTTCTCAAGTCGTTACAAGTGCTTTCCCTGTCTCACAATCGGATCTCTGGTTCAATCCCGCCTGAGGTTGGGAATTGTTCCAGTCTTGAGGTTCTTGAACTCGGTTGGAACCGGTTAACGGGTCACATTCCGGTTTACGTTTCTACATTGTCTCGTTTGAAGAAGCTTGATTTGGGTCACAACAGTTTAACAGGGAGTGTTCCTGATCAGGTTTCTAAAGATTCGTCTCTAGAGTCTCTCCTGCTTAATTCGAATTCTCTATCGGGTCGAATACCGGAATCTTTATCAAGATTGGTGAACCTAACCGCGTTGGATCTTTCTTCCAACAGATTGAACTCCACTATACCGTCAAGTCTTTCTCGACTTCAGTCTCTGAGCTACTTCAACGTATCAAGAAACAGCTTACAAGGGGAGATTCCAACAGCTCTAGCTGTGCGTTTTCCTAATCCGTCCGGCTTTGTTAATAACCCGAGACTTTGTGGTAAACCGCTCGGTATAGAATGTCCAAACGttagacgacgaagaagaagaaagctaatCCTACTGGTGACATTAGCAGTGGCTGGggctttgttgttgttactctGTTGTTGTGGTTATGTTTTCAGTTTATGGAGATGGAGGAACAAACTAAGATTGGGTTTGACTCGGGACAAGAAAGGGACCCCATCACGTACGTCCCGGGCTAGTTCTGGTGGGACAAGAGGTGAAGACAACAATGGTGGACCTAAACTTGTGATGTTCAACAACAAGATCACATTAGCTGAAACTTTAGAAGCCACGAGACAATTCGACGAAGAAAACGTATTGAGTCGAGGAAGGTACGGGTTAGTTTTCAAGGCAACGTTTAGAGACGGGATGGTTCTATCGGTTCGGAGACTCATGGATGGTGCTTCGATAACTGACGCAACGTTCCGTAACCAAGCCGAGGCTTTAGGTAGAGTGAAGCACAAGAACATCACGGTCTTGAGAGGATATTACTGCGGACCGCCTGATCTAAGACTACTTGTTTACGACTACATGCCCAACGGAAACCTCTCCACGCTTTTGCAAGAAGCATCACACCAAGACGGACATGTCTTGAACTGGCCGATGCGTCATCTCATCGCTCTTGGAATCGCTAGAGGACTCTCCTTCTTGCATTCTTTAACAATCATTCACGGCGATCTAAAACCGCAAAACGTACTCTTCGATGCAGATTTCGAAGCTCATTTGTCAGAGTTTGGGTTAGATAAGTTGACTGCATTGACCCCGGCTGAAGAACCGTCCACCTCATCCACTCCAGTCGGGTCTTTAGGCTACATTGCACCCGAAGCATCATTAACGGGGGAAGCAAGTAAAGGGAGCGACGTATACAGCTTCGGGATCGTGTTGCTAGAGATCTTAACGGGGAAAAAAGCAGTGATGTTCACGGAGGATGAAGATATAGTGAAATGGGTGAAGAGACAGTTACAAAAGGGTCAGATCGTTGAGTTGCTTGAACCGGGTTTGTTGGAGCTTGACCCGGAAAGTTCGGAGTGGGAAGAGTTCTTGTTAGGGATCAAAGTTGGGTTGTTGTGTACCGGAGGAGACGTCGTTGATCGTCCGTCAATGGCTGATGTTGTGTTCATGCTTGAAGGGTGTAGAGTCGGTCCGGCGATTTCCTTGTCCGCCGATCCTACTTCTCCAGCCGCCACCGCCGCATCTTGA